Proteins encoded by one window of Porphyromonas vaginalis:
- a CDS encoding VRR-NUC domain-containing protein has protein sequence MNNAESRLQQACVRWVRYQYPDVVVYAIPNGGKRNAVTGAILKAEGVLPGVADLFVARACGAWHGLFIEMKTERGRQSESQKAFERAVVGEGYRYAVCRSFEDFEGVVRGYLEVRG, from the coding sequence ATGAATAATGCGGAGAGTCGCTTGCAGCAGGCGTGTGTGAGGTGGGTTCGTTATCAGTATCCTGACGTGGTTGTGTATGCTATCCCTAACGGTGGTAAGCGTAATGCGGTGACGGGGGCGATACTTAAGGCTGAGGGTGTTTTGCCTGGCGTGGCTGATTTGTTTGTGGCTCGTGCTTGTGGTGCGTGGCACGGGCTGTTCATTGAAATGAAGACTGAGCGAGGTAGGCAGTCTGAGAGTCAGAAGGCTTTTGAGCGTGCTGTGGTGGGTGAGGGGTATAGGTATGCTGTTTGTCGGTCGTTTGAGGATTTTGAGGGTGTTGTGCGGGGGTATTTAGAGGTTAGAGGTTAG
- a CDS encoding Lin1244/Lin1753 domain-containing protein: MARPNQIKHDSNARQDEKLLALRLRLGWEGYGLYWGIIEILRDRTDHMGSKDYNEIAFELRVSAGLIKQIVEDFGLFAFADDGKRYYSKRLSKDMDKQARISEKRRQAIQKRWDKRDTSVDTNVYTNVCTDEIQLYGQEKVPLSSPHKENEESSPTPPKEEKEIYPPIIPPKESAKRGQCARPHEESAKKNFGEAVGGEVKALSANISAGAEKEKSCAKKESELEVDYPEEERFSQATMGDFSVVTSWWNMNIARGRMPVVGELTRTRRYKLMDRIAEWRTKSPRGSLGETLSKLEAEILGSALLRGDKGRWVVTFDWLIADDTNWRKVLEGNYKDDNNANERNNGTDRYARRRGCEGRVAPAESFEQWDGRF; this comes from the coding sequence ATGGCACGACCTAATCAAATCAAGCACGACAGCAACGCACGACAAGATGAGAAGCTTCTCGCCTTGCGTCTGAGGCTGGGCTGGGAAGGGTACGGGCTCTATTGGGGTATCATAGAGATACTACGAGACCGCACAGATCACATGGGCTCCAAAGATTATAATGAGATAGCCTTTGAACTCCGTGTCAGTGCAGGACTTATCAAGCAGATTGTCGAGGACTTTGGGCTATTTGCCTTTGCCGATGATGGCAAGCGTTACTACTCCAAGCGTCTCTCTAAGGACATGGATAAGCAAGCTCGTATCTCTGAGAAGCGTAGGCAGGCGATACAGAAGCGGTGGGATAAGCGAGATACAAGTGTAGATACAAATGTATATACAAATGTATGTACAGATGAAATACAATTGTATGGACAAGAAAAGGTACCCCTTTCTTCCCCCCATAAAGAAAACGAAGAAAGTTCCCCCACACCCCCTAAAGAAGAAAAAGAAATATACCCCCCTATAATCCCCCCAAAAGAAAGCGCAAAGCGCGGTCAATGCGCGCGCCCGCACGAGGAGAGCGCAAAGAAAAATTTTGGGGAGGCGGTAGGTGGTGAAGTGAAAGCCCTCTCAGCAAACATCTCTGCTGGCGCAGAGAAAGAAAAAAGTTGCGCTAAAAAAGAAAGCGAGCTGGAGGTGGACTATCCCGAGGAGGAGCGTTTCTCGCAGGCTACTATGGGAGACTTTTCGGTGGTGACGAGCTGGTGGAACATGAATATAGCTCGTGGTCGTATGCCTGTGGTTGGTGAGCTGACGAGGACACGTCGGTATAAGCTGATGGATCGTATTGCTGAGTGGCGTACGAAGAGTCCGAGAGGGAGCCTGGGCGAGACGCTGAGCAAGCTGGAGGCGGAGATACTGGGCTCTGCGCTGCTGCGAGGTGATAAGGGTCGATGGGTCGTAACCTTTGACTGGTTGATCGCTGATGATACGAATTGGCGTAAGGTCTTGGAGGGGAACTACAAGGATGATAACAATGCAAATGAGAGAAACAATGGAACAGACAGGTATGCTAGACGCCGAGGGTGTGAAGGCCGCGTTGCGCCAGCTGAAAGTTTTGAACAGTGGGACGGACGCTTTTAA
- a CDS encoding helix-turn-helix domain-containing protein, protein MMSQTRQIREHLESGRSITPREALKLYGCFRLGARIWDLRDAGLDIETTIVEEGGKRFASYRLV, encoded by the coding sequence ATGATGTCACAGACGAGACAGATACGTGAGCACCTGGAGAGTGGTCGAAGTATCACGCCACGGGAGGCGTTGAAGCTGTATGGCTGCTTTCGTCTAGGTGCTCGTATCTGGGACTTGCGAGATGCGGGTCTAGATATTGAGACGACGATTGTAGAGGAGGGTGGTAAGCGCTTTGCCTCTTACAGGTTGGTCTAG
- a CDS encoding ERF family protein yields the protein MQELQIIQARLKAPKGQYNSFGGFKYRSLEDIFEALKPLLAETHTSLVVGDEIVLIGERYYVCATATLTNQRGEQVTNRAYAREDLVRGKMDGSQMTGSASSYARKYALNGLFAIDDTKDADTDEYTKATKEGANSKQATAKSQQPKANGQQPAEPALTAEMRQKLEGSKTVTELYKAFGELPQGLREHPQVKAYCSELRDKLEGAKLDECNK from the coding sequence ATGCAGGAACTACAGATAATACAAGCAAGGCTAAAGGCTCCTAAGGGGCAGTACAATAGCTTCGGCGGATTTAAGTATCGCTCGCTGGAGGACATCTTCGAGGCGTTGAAGCCTCTCCTCGCAGAGACACACACGTCTCTCGTGGTAGGTGACGAAATAGTACTTATCGGTGAGCGGTACTACGTATGCGCCACCGCCACGTTGACCAATCAACGGGGCGAGCAGGTGACGAACAGAGCGTACGCTCGTGAGGACTTGGTCAGGGGCAAAATGGACGGGTCACAGATGACAGGCTCCGCTTCCTCGTATGCGAGGAAATACGCATTGAACGGTCTATTTGCGATCGACGATACGAAGGATGCGGACACGGACGAGTACACTAAGGCGACTAAGGAAGGAGCCAACAGCAAGCAGGCGACAGCTAAGAGCCAACAGCCAAAGGCTAATGGCCAACAGCCCGCTGAGCCCGCCCTGACGGCTGAGATGCGTCAGAAACTGGAGGGGTCTAAGACTGTTACGGAGCTGTACAAGGCTTTTGGGGAGTTGCCTCAGGGTCTGCGTGAGCATCCGCAGGTGAAGGCGTATTGCTCGGAGCTGCGTGATAAGCTGGAGGGTGCTAAGCTGGATGAATGTAATAAGTAA
- a CDS encoding single-stranded DNA-binding protein: MQEILITGNLGKDAEVIRRKDGKEVLTFSVAVSNGKEANGEDRKPTWYGVFVMGSYENVVPYLVRGTRVLVRGRLGAGSYTNNRGETVISLDVSTSPSGVEIQKFADDNNVGSKAGTQAQRGVQQSETPF, translated from the coding sequence ATGCAGGAAATTTTGATTACGGGTAACCTGGGCAAGGATGCCGAGGTGATCCGCAGGAAGGACGGCAAGGAGGTTTTGACCTTTAGCGTTGCCGTAAGTAATGGTAAGGAGGCTAATGGCGAGGATCGCAAGCCTACGTGGTATGGTGTATTTGTGATGGGGAGCTATGAAAATGTGGTGCCTTATCTAGTACGTGGTACTCGTGTGCTGGTGCGTGGTCGTCTAGGTGCTGGTTCTTACACAAACAACCGAGGTGAGACGGTTATCTCGCTGGATGTATCTACGAGCCCTAGCGGTGTGGAGATCCAAAAGTTTGCTGACGACAATAATGTCGGGAGCAAAGCTGGGACGCAGGCACAGAGAGGGGTACAGCAATCAGAAACACCTTTCTAG
- a CDS encoding S24 family peptidase yields MNKLLQTYPDLNHVWLLTGEGSMLNSDTPEQLTEPREFSLDQWDEARAFADRMGVDLVPLYTEPFQAGNKGNSIITAWNEVESVWALPDIKADELIIVRGDSMEPTLPEGTAVAVKQYHFYPDEPLSIPFGEIFGIELRTSDDPTDSDSVQAFFKRIRKHPDTDKHLTHWIAHSDNPRYEDFEIRIDRIARLWRVRASITIQRYN; encoded by the coding sequence TTGAATAAACTTCTACAAACATACCCAGACCTCAATCATGTTTGGCTCCTCACAGGCGAGGGCAGTATGCTCAACAGCGACACCCCCGAGCAGTTGACAGAGCCACGCGAGTTCTCACTAGACCAGTGGGACGAAGCACGCGCCTTTGCCGACCGCATGGGCGTTGACCTCGTACCACTATACACCGAGCCATTCCAAGCAGGTAACAAAGGCAACAGCATCATCACCGCATGGAACGAAGTCGAGAGCGTATGGGCACTCCCCGACATCAAAGCCGACGAACTAATCATCGTACGAGGCGACTCTATGGAGCCCACACTACCCGAAGGCACAGCCGTAGCCGTCAAGCAGTACCACTTCTACCCCGACGAACCCCTCAGCATACCCTTTGGCGAGATCTTCGGCATCGAGCTGCGCACCAGCGACGACCCCACAGACAGCGACAGCGTGCAAGCCTTCTTCAAGCGCATACGCAAGCACCCCGACACAGACAAGCACCTCACACACTGGATAGCACACTCCGACAACCCCCGTTACGAAGACTTCGAGATACGCATCGACCGCATCGCACGCCTCTGGCGCGTCCGAGCCAGCATCACCATCCAGCGCTACAACTAA
- a CDS encoding translocation/assembly module TamB domain-containing protein, giving the protein MNSVRRRRKLFWILLLVPLTVLLLLVGSIYIPSVQRWAVDRLVHTLEEQTGWKITVEEMRISFPLRVRVDKLLATEGSDTIIWVDQLRTSLPLMPLFNKRIEAPRLKLQDAVVAMPLDSLNRSRIDARLGSMEAGHVQVDLNSMDIDIAAVSLADGFFAYTQTDTTESSEPGPPMSININRVDLTRFASYIHLYPSGVHTDALIDRGGIDKVIVEIPDFNLLIDHIDLDLAKATYARDTATVSLPYVDYNHMVYRDAHVDMDGLDINSQGLVQMDINQLSLQEQSGAQMEQFRGYFKLEDKVISMRNFSLATPTSKLTGDLILPLDLFSGDKEAVVTAELKGTLAPQDLYYYTRISLDSMLYSPGGHRQLADVPLSVDLRSRGSLSDLDIYNLELQQEGFIALSASGKATNILDKTKRTASLQGNIQTEPAAKLLLALAGIDETSGSVTLPDRMDLDLDGTLHGDQINADLHLGTPRGSLSLNGLYSLNRQCYKLDGQLDGLDVAQFMPRDSIGVISGTIKADGTGLSLKTKNKHGLVAVDLDEVNYKNYTLHNLALDGFLRGDSVAVSLQANDPSAQLVGNLAGTLITAGKRPSFGGKIDLDVSHLDLQSMGLSDSIMEGRMRLTADLYSDFAETHMIDGQLSGLHLAIGSQRIDNEQIDLRLASDTTQVLAQLAGSDIDLSVTTQEGLSHLLTSISGISKWAGEYHFDTPRLTAYSDLIGVLPDAHIALHMGPEHPLRSLLERYNVSVESLDADLLTSPKLGINGRIDLHQLQYDTIQCDNALLQLTTLSPSRPILLDRLTHVSQQLPSEAMRPLLLSDLSDQFSSDKMAQRYVHPLLQIDLSLEGERQDKRPPYKIIGSAQTDLVAVNLDFDWLRDHELFYSLGASGYYNAQGFGVSLSDKDIYLAGERLRANEDNALFYFHKDNQIFANLELTNPQGAKLSLHSDLDEPNNVQSLLCNVQRLELGDLARILRLPDMSGRTFMDLRIERVNNVYRATGDLSVNDMTYMDGDLGNVSVAFFYEPRDNASQYVTAQVSSNGNLALTVDGIYHSRKGEEALDMKAAFESFPLRLANPFMGGNLISLSGALDGSIAVTGTPKSPILNGAPHITDGLVALSLTGNQYTLDSRPLNIEQSRLNLKDYKLTLQGKETSLYLDGWLNLFGPKALKSDLRLYADHAQVIDSKYHNKQSIYGRAILSADLRLQGYLTAPQLLGSVTLHGGTNATYVMSQAAIKAQDNMSGVVEFVNVSDTTSVKEPEETHTRSLGRMDLSVALHIEPAVQIGVDLSSRGQDYVRIQGGGDLRLKYPPLGTMSLVGRYDFSGGEVQYEFPVVGRRHFDIEPESYLVWSGEPLDPYLHFIASQKLRADVTRGETTNKVDFEVSIKADENLKDMSLAFDLAAPEDLETQTQLSSMSEEERGKQAVAMLVSGTYLASDMGQMSMEKVLSNVAMSELNNLTGKLLQGTNLSLGMELGGYNQSQLQQTNYTYSFSRRFLNDRIRFVIGGRVASGNLPTNYEQTFIDNVTFEYRLDEAGRQYVTLFHRRNNDNMLEGVVTETGAGYLVKLKARRFVDLFDPRNYMWWQKKKSEKPTDPKKQPDELGTMPSDSTSVSIATDSLSHATPTAPDSVTSTPQTPQL; this is encoded by the coding sequence ATGAACTCCGTACGAAGACGTCGTAAACTCTTTTGGATCCTACTCCTCGTCCCGCTGACAGTACTGCTACTACTGGTGGGGTCGATCTACATACCTAGTGTACAACGCTGGGCAGTCGATCGTCTCGTCCATACCCTCGAGGAGCAGACTGGCTGGAAGATTACGGTCGAGGAGATGCGCATTAGCTTCCCCCTGCGGGTACGTGTCGACAAGCTACTCGCTACGGAGGGCAGTGACACGATCATCTGGGTTGACCAGCTACGCACCAGTCTGCCGCTGATGCCACTCTTTAACAAGCGTATAGAGGCGCCCCGCCTGAAGCTACAAGATGCCGTCGTGGCGATGCCTCTAGATAGTCTCAATCGTAGCCGTATCGATGCTCGCCTAGGGAGTATGGAGGCAGGACATGTGCAGGTAGACCTGAACTCGATGGATATTGATATCGCAGCGGTCTCACTGGCTGACGGGTTCTTTGCTTATACCCAGACAGATACAACGGAGAGTAGCGAGCCGGGGCCCCCGATGAGTATCAATATCAATCGTGTAGATCTCACGCGCTTTGCTAGCTACATACACCTCTACCCTTCTGGAGTACACACCGATGCTCTGATCGATCGTGGGGGTATTGACAAGGTGATAGTAGAGATTCCAGACTTTAACCTCCTCATAGATCATATCGACTTAGACCTTGCCAAGGCAACCTATGCGAGAGATACAGCTACGGTAAGTCTCCCCTACGTGGACTACAACCACATGGTTTATCGTGATGCGCATGTAGATATGGATGGACTCGACATCAATAGCCAGGGATTGGTACAGATGGACATTAACCAGCTGAGTCTACAAGAGCAGAGCGGTGCGCAGATGGAGCAGTTTAGGGGTTACTTTAAGCTAGAGGACAAGGTAATCAGCATGCGCAACTTCTCGCTCGCTACGCCCACCAGTAAGCTGACGGGCGATCTGATCCTACCTCTAGATCTCTTCTCTGGAGATAAAGAGGCGGTTGTCACGGCCGAGCTCAAGGGTACCTTAGCACCGCAAGATCTGTACTACTACACGCGCATTAGTCTAGATAGTATGCTCTATAGCCCGGGTGGTCACAGGCAGCTGGCCGACGTGCCGCTGTCGGTAGACCTGCGCTCGCGAGGCTCGCTGAGTGACTTGGACATATACAATCTGGAGCTGCAGCAAGAGGGCTTCATCGCACTCTCTGCCAGTGGCAAAGCGACAAACATCCTCGATAAGACAAAGCGCACAGCCTCTCTGCAAGGCAATATACAGACAGAGCCTGCGGCTAAGCTACTGCTAGCCCTCGCTGGGATAGACGAAACGTCTGGCTCTGTGACGCTACCAGATAGGATGGATCTAGACCTGGACGGCACACTACACGGAGATCAGATCAACGCAGATCTGCATCTAGGCACTCCTAGAGGCTCGCTATCTCTCAACGGACTATACTCCCTAAATCGACAGTGCTACAAGCTCGACGGCCAGCTCGATGGTCTTGATGTCGCTCAGTTTATGCCACGCGACTCGATCGGTGTGATCTCGGGAACGATCAAGGCAGACGGCACAGGCTTATCCCTGAAGACAAAGAACAAACATGGACTCGTCGCTGTAGACCTCGATGAGGTCAACTACAAGAACTATACGCTCCACAACCTCGCACTCGACGGTTTTCTGCGAGGAGACTCCGTGGCGGTATCTCTGCAGGCTAACGACCCCTCAGCACAGCTCGTCGGGAACCTAGCGGGGACGCTTATCACAGCTGGCAAGCGACCTTCCTTCGGTGGTAAGATAGACCTAGATGTCTCGCACCTAGACCTGCAGTCTATGGGGCTGAGCGATAGCATCATGGAGGGGCGCATGAGGCTGACAGCAGACCTCTACAGCGACTTTGCAGAGACCCACATGATCGATGGCCAGCTCTCGGGGCTACACCTTGCCATCGGCTCACAGCGCATAGACAACGAGCAGATCGACTTACGCCTAGCTAGTGACACAACACAAGTCTTAGCACAGCTAGCGGGTAGCGACATAGACCTAAGTGTGACGACGCAGGAGGGGCTGAGCCACCTCTTGACCTCGATCTCGGGCATCTCTAAGTGGGCAGGGGAATATCATTTTGACACGCCTCGACTGACCGCTTACAGCGACCTAATTGGCGTCCTACCCGATGCTCACATAGCACTACACATGGGGCCTGAGCATCCGCTACGCTCGCTGCTAGAGCGGTACAATGTCTCTGTAGAGTCTCTCGATGCGGATCTACTAACCAGTCCTAAGCTAGGGATCAATGGGCGCATCGACCTGCATCAGCTCCAGTACGATACGATACAGTGTGACAACGCACTCCTCCAGCTGACGACGCTCTCCCCTAGTCGTCCTATACTCCTAGACCGTCTGACCCATGTGAGCCAGCAGTTACCCTCTGAGGCTATGCGACCGCTGCTCCTGTCAGATCTCTCCGATCAATTTAGCTCTGACAAGATGGCTCAGCGCTATGTGCATCCGTTGCTACAGATAGATCTAAGCCTCGAAGGGGAGCGACAAGACAAGCGCCCACCCTACAAGATCATCGGATCGGCTCAGACAGACCTTGTCGCTGTCAATCTAGACTTCGACTGGCTACGAGACCACGAGCTATTCTACAGTTTGGGAGCTAGTGGCTATTACAATGCACAGGGCTTTGGTGTGAGCCTCTCCGACAAGGATATCTACCTTGCTGGCGAGCGACTTCGTGCGAATGAGGACAATGCGCTCTTCTACTTCCATAAGGACAATCAGATCTTTGCCAACCTCGAGCTGACGAATCCTCAAGGTGCCAAGCTCTCGCTACACAGTGATCTAGATGAGCCAAACAATGTACAGAGCTTGCTCTGCAACGTACAGCGACTAGAGCTGGGCGACCTAGCGCGCATCCTGCGCCTCCCGGATATGAGTGGACGCACCTTTATGGATCTGCGCATAGAGCGTGTGAACAACGTCTACCGTGCTACGGGCGACCTCTCGGTCAATGACATGACTTACATGGATGGCGATCTGGGCAACGTGAGTGTCGCCTTCTTCTACGAGCCTCGTGACAACGCTTCGCAGTATGTCACCGCTCAGGTGAGTAGCAATGGTAATCTAGCACTAACCGTGGATGGTATCTACCATAGCCGTAAGGGTGAAGAGGCTCTCGACATGAAGGCTGCTTTCGAATCCTTCCCGCTACGTCTGGCGAACCCCTTCATGGGAGGCAACCTCATCAGTCTCTCTGGTGCGCTCGACGGCTCTATTGCTGTGACGGGTACGCCTAAGAGTCCTATTCTCAATGGAGCACCACACATTACAGACGGACTGGTGGCACTCTCTCTGACGGGCAATCAGTACACCCTAGATAGCCGTCCGCTGAATATCGAGCAGAGCCGACTAAATCTCAAGGACTACAAGCTAACGCTACAAGGCAAGGAGACCTCGCTATACCTGGATGGCTGGCTAAATCTCTTCGGTCCAAAGGCGCTCAAGAGCGACCTCCGTCTCTACGCCGACCATGCACAGGTGATCGACAGCAAGTACCACAACAAGCAGTCGATCTATGGTCGAGCTATCCTCTCTGCCGATCTACGCTTGCAGGGCTACCTGACAGCACCTCAGCTACTGGGCTCTGTCACGCTACATGGAGGTACCAATGCGACCTACGTCATGTCGCAGGCAGCTATCAAGGCGCAGGACAACATGTCGGGCGTTGTAGAGTTTGTCAACGTATCTGACACCACGAGCGTCAAGGAGCCTGAGGAGACGCACACGCGCTCCCTCGGTCGTATGGATCTATCTGTGGCACTGCACATCGAGCCTGCAGTACAGATCGGCGTAGACCTCTCCTCACGAGGACAAGACTACGTACGCATCCAGGGCGGTGGAGACCTCCGACTGAAGTATCCACCACTCGGCACGATGAGCCTCGTAGGGAGGTACGACTTTAGCGGTGGCGAGGTGCAGTATGAGTTCCCCGTGGTAGGACGACGGCACTTCGACATTGAGCCCGAGAGCTACCTTGTCTGGAGTGGCGAGCCTCTCGATCCTTACCTACACTTCATCGCTTCGCAAAAGCTACGTGCCGACGTGACCAGAGGCGAGACAACTAATAAGGTAGACTTTGAGGTATCTATCAAGGCAGATGAGAACTTAAAGGATATGTCACTCGCCTTCGACCTGGCAGCGCCCGAAGACCTAGAGACGCAGACGCAACTCTCCTCTATGAGCGAAGAGGAGCGTGGCAAGCAGGCGGTAGCTATGCTCGTATCAGGCACCTACCTTGCCTCCGATATGGGACAGATGTCGATGGAGAAAGTCCTGAGCAACGTCGCCATGAGTGAGCTCAACAACCTAACGGGCAAGCTCCTCCAGGGGACGAATCTATCTCTCGGTATGGAGCTAGGTGGGTACAATCAGTCGCAACTACAGCAGACCAACTATACCTACAGCTTCAGCCGTCGCTTCCTCAACGACCGCATACGCTTCGTCATCGGCGGGCGCGTAGCTTCGGGCAATCTGCCGACCAATTACGAGCAGACCTTCATCGACAACGTAACCTTTGAGTATCGTCTTGACGAGGCGGGCAGACAGTATGTGACGCTATTCCACAGACGTAACAACGACAATATGCTCGAGGGCGTCGTGACCGAGACGGGCGCTGGTTATCTGGTCAAGCTCAAGGCGCGTCGCTTCGTTGATCTCTTCGATCCGCGCAACTATATGTGGTGGCAAAAGAAGAAGTCCGAGAAGCCTACTGACCCCAAGAAGCAACCTGACGAACTAGGTACGATGCCGTCAGACAGCACCTCCGTATCGATCGCCACAGATAGCTTGTCACACGCTACGCCCACCGCTCCAGACTCCGTAACCTCAACCCCTCAGACTCCACAGCTATGA
- a CDS encoding BamA/TamA family outer membrane protein, whose amino-acid sequence MTRNLYSRPNIAHALLLLLGTILALSSCSVTQHIPEGELLYIGIGKTRIQGDDGSDAADRAISNMEKVLNVPPNDAFFGSARSRFRIPIGLWFYNGFVNDSTWVGKRLYKLFAEEPKLISDVRPDVRAKQSQFILHEHGYFNAVVTDSIARSSSDSLQARVYYKADLGAPYLYDSISYMEPWLLGSGEILNHAELSRIHKGDQFNFSQILQDRNMLVTNLRDRGYYFYAPDLLVYQVDTLLTPGKVYMQVREQSGYPSYTFEPWRIGSVHVLLTEDDRLALTDTMQFKGITLHYREHPRVRPAVFANRVQLRSGELYSQSLEQSTRQALLGLGAFSYVDMQFVASDTMHNLLDLYITAELDKPWDSSLSAVFTTKSNNFIGPGLNLSLGRRNLFGGGERLSLDLYGSYEWQTNRTRSNQDVSISDINSYEVGSNLNLQAPRILLPWLYDLHLTHDVQTTYTLSASMLNRARYFQITSLGLSASYSVRNEQHQHMITPLRIHYNRLSRQSEVFQKVITDNPILGLSLRSQLIPQMSYQYTFDNIFTGLGSHHLHIDLGISQAGNLLNGIYSLAGRNYHETKKILGVPFAQFVKGTAELRYTYGIDRNQSLALRAGVGAIYSFGNMTVAPYSEQFYVGGANSIRAFTVRSIGPGRFVPRNSRYAFMDQTGEFKLELNAEYRFRLAGDLHGAFFLDSGNVWLLRPDENRPGGSLQEITDAKDFFNQLALGSGVGLRYDLNFLVIRFDVGVGLHLPFETSRQGYYNLPKFANSLGYHFAVGYPF is encoded by the coding sequence ATGACCCGTAATCTCTACAGCAGACCAAACATAGCTCATGCACTACTCCTACTGCTCGGCACGATACTCGCTCTGAGTAGTTGCTCCGTGACACAGCACATCCCTGAGGGGGAGCTACTATATATAGGTATCGGCAAGACACGCATACAGGGAGACGACGGCAGTGACGCTGCAGATCGTGCTATCTCTAATATGGAGAAAGTGCTCAACGTGCCACCCAACGACGCCTTCTTCGGCAGTGCTCGCTCCCGCTTTCGCATACCCATCGGGCTTTGGTTTTACAATGGTTTTGTCAACGACAGCACCTGGGTGGGCAAGCGCCTCTATAAGCTTTTTGCTGAGGAGCCTAAGCTCATCAGCGACGTACGCCCCGACGTGCGTGCTAAGCAGTCTCAGTTTATCCTACACGAGCACGGCTACTTTAATGCAGTCGTGACTGATAGTATAGCACGCTCCTCTAGCGACTCGCTGCAAGCACGTGTCTACTACAAGGCAGATCTCGGAGCGCCCTACCTCTACGACAGCATCAGCTATATGGAGCCGTGGCTCCTAGGCAGTGGGGAGATTTTAAATCATGCTGAGCTATCCAGGATACACAAGGGGGATCAGTTCAACTTCTCGCAGATCCTCCAAGACCGCAACATGCTGGTCACGAACCTGAGAGACCGTGGCTACTACTTCTACGCGCCCGATCTACTCGTCTATCAGGTAGACACGCTACTCACGCCAGGCAAAGTCTATATGCAGGTGCGGGAGCAGAGTGGCTACCCCAGCTACACCTTCGAGCCATGGCGCATAGGCTCCGTCCACGTCCTACTCACAGAGGATGATCGGCTCGCACTGACGGACACGATGCAGTTTAAGGGGATCACACTGCACTACCGAGAGCATCCGAGGGTGCGTCCTGCGGTCTTTGCCAATAGAGTACAGCTACGCTCGGGCGAACTCTACTCGCAGTCTCTCGAGCAGTCTACCCGTCAGGCTCTGCTGGGACTAGGAGCCTTCTCCTACGTCGACATGCAGTTTGTCGCTAGTGATACGATGCACAACCTCCTCGACCTCTACATCACCGCTGAGCTAGACAAACCGTGGGACTCCTCGCTCTCTGCGGTCTTCACGACCAAGTCCAACAACTTCATCGGTCCAGGACTCAACCTATCACTCGGACGTCGCAACCTCTTCGGGGGTGGCGAGCGTCTCTCGCTCGATCTCTACGGCTCCTACGAGTGGCAGACCAATCGTACACGTAGCAATCAGGACGTATCCATATCCGACATCAACAGCTACGAGGTGGGCTCTAACCTCAACCTACAGGCACCACGCATCTTGCTGCCGTGGCTCTACGATCTGCACCTTACGCACGACGTGCAGACCACCTATACCCTATCCGCCTCTATGCTCAATCGTGCACGCTACTTCCAGATCACCTCTCTAGGACTGTCCGCTAGTTATAGCGTACGCAATGAGCAGCATCAGCACATGATCACCCCTCTGCGGATACATTACAACCGCCTCTCTCGCCAGTCCGAAGTCTTTCAGAAGGTCATCACCGACAATCCTATCTTGGGTCTGAGCTTGCGGAGCCAACTGATCCCGCAGATGAGCTACCAGTACACCTTTGACAATATCTTCACAGGCCTAGGCAGTCATCACCTGCACATCGATCTAGGCATCTCTCAGGCTGGCAATCTCCTCAACGGGATCTACTCGCTAGCAGGTCGCAACTACCATGAGACTAAAAAGATCCTCGGCGTCCCCTTCGCACAGTTTGTCAAGGGTACCGCAGAGCTACGCTACACCTACGGCATCGATCGCAACCAGAGTTTAGCTCTGCGAGCTGGCGTGGGTGCCATCTACAGCTTTGGTAATATGACGGTGGCTCCGTATAGTGAGCAGTTTTACGTAGGCGGGGCAAACAGCATCCGCGCCTTCACCGTACGCAGCATAGGTCCAGGACGCTTTGTGCCACGCAATAGTCGCTACGCCTTTATGGATCAGACAGGAGAGTTCAAGCTCGAACTGAATGCTGAGTACCGCTTCCGTCTTGCGGGCGATCTGCACGGCGCATTCTTCCTCGACTCTGGCAATGTGTGGTTGCTTCGTCCTGACGAAAACCGTCCAGGCGGATCACTCCAGGAGATCACCGATGCTAAGGACTTCTTCAATCAGCTCGCCCTTGGCTCTGGCGTAGGACTACGCTACGACCTCAACTTCCTAGTCATCCGCTTTGACGTCGGTGTGGGGCTGCACCTCCCCTTCGAGACCTCGCGTCAAGGCTACTACAACCTCCCTAAGTTTGCCAATTCCCTCGGCTACCACTTTGCAGTAGGCTACCCCTTCTAG